ctggaaccaagggataccacctaccagggcagccagggaggccgagcgcggccCAGTGCAGGAaaggtgtgtcgtccccagcggtactcccccttttcaacaggggcgtACGTAcgtcctactacttcgttcattctcccacactggtgctaagaccccagtccccctatcgccctaacctggacacccaaccatccactcagggcggcctctcacaggcgacccctccagcgggtggtccgatggctcacaaggcccctacatggtgcccttcagcacgtacaccacccaaagagggggcacaggcaacccacaccggtcccagggaggtgtacgtgagcccctcaccacggcaaggaggcaccacagaggggtatattcaatgaaatactccaaaaattattatgaatTCTAGTTACAGTAATATACTGTACTATAAATGAAAAATGCCACTTTATAAAATGGGTTAATACAAGTGGCggtcaggctaatattattgtcAGATAAGATAATAAAATTGCCAGTATTTTAATATAATTGTGTCAGGATAATATATTTACCAGCACGCTAATGTAACTGCAGTGtctggctaatataattgccagtcaggctaatattattgctaGTTAAGATAATAAAATTGTCAGTCAGGCTATTATAATTGTCGAATTCAGGGTAATATAATTCCCGGAGTCATGCTCACAAAATTCACAGTCAGGATAGTATAAATGATAGTCAAGCTAATGTAATTATCAGTCTGGATACACGTAACATACCCAGCAAATGCAAGTTTGATTAATACAATTGCCAGACAAGATAATATAATTGTcagagtcaggataatataattaccagtcaggataatataactgctaAACATAAATATCTCAGTCTGGTAAATATTATATAACAGCTGagtaatatatattactatacATCATTTGGCTAGAGTAATATATATTTCCAACTCAGAAAACTATAAatgccagtcaggctaatatgACTAATGAACTAAGGTTAGCCTTTTATCAGAATCTATCTTAATGCACACAATAATACAAGGGTTAGATCACTATAAATACTGTAGATAGGCCAGACTACTAAAAATATCTGATGCAAATATAAATGAAGAGGTTTAGCTGAAAAAAATTCCAGTCTAATATATATTTGTTAGTGATTTATATATCTCAGTCACTGGgcaaaataacaaaaattattttaatatttcataaaaatagtacaatagtatatatataaaaccacagTTAAAAATTAACAATCAACTAGAGTGCTTTTGGCTTGCTTTCAAGCCTTCAAATGGGGTGACAGTGATGGCACTGCCAATGCCAGCACTGTGGCTGTGGAACATTGCCACGTTTCTTCAGTGGCAGAGAAGAAAATGAAACGAAAGCTATGAGGTACACATATCAAAGAAGACAATTGGTACCAGTTGTACATACACGATCATGACAACAGAAAGGAAAATAGGGCAGGGGTTGGAGAGTGAGAAACAAGTTACAGTGAAGTAGCAACACCATGTTTTTGAATACAGTATATGGAATTGGGTAAGCTAAAacagtataaaaatatataataaaataatggttgAAGCTATGAAGAGTGCAAGATATTGTCCTGATAAAGTTTACAATTTCCAACAATTTTAAAATTGGAAAAATGGTATTATAAGTTAATTAACTAATATGTGCTTAATTATACATTATACTTAAAACATTTTCTGATTTATCTCTCACAATCAAAATGTTTAACCTATCACCCAAATGCACAGTCTTGTGAGTTTTCATACTACAAAGATGACTGAAACTCTTCCaaaactctggacactcatgaaggtTTATCATTCAGATGCACTAACACGTGTGCTATTATACCTTTACGTGACTTAAATAATCTGCCACATTTATCACACTCAAAAGGCTTTTCTTCTGTATGTACTGACATGTGACTTATTATAGATCCACGACTTTTAAACCTTTTGCCACAGTCATCACACTCGAAAGGTCTTTCATCAATATGCAtcatcatgtgagtcttcatatttccaagatgtCTGAACCtcatcccacactctggacacttgtgaggtttttcacccgaatgcactaacatgtgaatcttcatatttccaagatgtCTGAATCTCTTCATACAgtttggacacttatgaggtttttcacccgaatgcactaacatgtgagtcttcatatctccaagacgagtgaataccttcccacactctggacacttatgaggtttttcacccaaatgcactaacatgtgagtcttcatatgttcatgacgagtgaataccttcccacactctggacacttatgaggtttttcacccgaatgcactaacatgtgacgcttcatatgtTCATGACgagtgaataccttcccacactctggacacttatgaggtttttcacccgaatgcactaacatgtgagtcttcatgcgTCCAAGCTGAATGaacttcttcccacactctggacacttatgaggtttttcacccgaatgcactaacatgtgagtcttcatatgtccaagctgattgaacttcttcccacactctggacacttatgaggtttttcacccgaatgcactaacatgtgtttcttcatatctccaagatgagtaaataccttcccacactctggacactggcgagtcttctttatgataggtgcagtttgtgggaaggttttCTCCTCGGATGACTGCATGAGTGATGATGCTGGGTGACGCCTCACGGTGGGGCGTCAATGTTTAGGCTtaggcaaggcttgagtgttgtttcttaggctgttgtagagttagacttgatgtgagcacttgaagGTCAGTGGtgggcttcttctttatgataggtgaagTTTGTGGGAAGGATGACTGCAAGAGTGGTTCTTCTttgtgataggtgcagtttgtgggaaggttgttgtgttgatttaggggcgacgacgatcgtacgTGGGAAGGTTTTATGCTCAGGCTGGACACTCACCGTCCCGTGTTGTGATAATGGCCACGACGCTCACCTTGGCGTTCCAGTGTTCTTTCTGGTGCCACACTatatttttcctacttcttacttTTGTTTGTAACTGGTTTTCTACATTTAACTCttatgtttttctcatttttattaaataatatgcttgcaatttatttattaaaatacaatGGTACACGTTTATATACTTTCTGAAGGAAACATTGCTCCCATGGTGAATGCActacattgcattttttttcaatCATATCTATAATCAATAAGTAAATATGAAACGTAATAAACAAGTTGTAATAAACAGAATACAAGCATATCCACAAAAAAAGGCAAGACAATAAGCAAATACATTCATAAACAAATtagtaatagggaagggagtacgtaCCACTGCTGgaaggatacaagacactccgtacattgacaacaacgcacactaatatttttaccacttcggacaccagctttcgacgtttcgcatatgtgtacgtgttccatattaaaacgacaatataatgctattaacaattaaaatcttatacttaacaggcatatagttattaaatgaagtttagtgatgtaatagacataatccggagttggtaaggacgccgcccgccagcgtaaacacaacacacccgaatgcccacaaacacgatacaacgcacaaaacagaacacttctgtcagtttttggataaactccttttatatttattatgtgagagttatacatgtataaaatgataactattataggtaagcgcctaatatttaatattaatcaataaaaaagaagtcagaagccacacgcctgtctgtacatgtcttttgtgtaaaagtattttgggcgctcatgtacttgtgcgctagctggcgttcacaactgttctcgcctacaagcattagaattaaacaaacgaatttattttttcatttatatacaagaagagaaggctacccttgagtctgtaatattcatctgatcactggtctcccatttggttctcattgctttatcttactattattgaatgtcaataaccgtattatgcaatttcaatttcttctatttctttctttattatgcaccccatacccatcccgtgggcggtggtgtaaaggaatacagaggcacataatcggttcaggaactgaaccctctagttcgtttagctaagcaaataacaatgtttgacgctagttacaaaattattaatgttgtatacacatgtacacacactcatacatacatgtatatatatatatatatatatatatatatatatatatatatatatatatatatatatatatatatatatatatatatatatatatatatgtcgtacctagtagccagaatgcacttctcggcctactattcaagacccaatttgcctaataagccaagttttccttaattaatatattttctctaatttttttcttatgaaatgataaagctacgcatttcattatgtatgaggtcactttttttttattggaattaaaattaacgtagatatatgacctaacccaaccaaccctacctaac
The DNA window shown above is from Procambarus clarkii isolate CNS0578487 chromosome 6, FALCON_Pclarkii_2.0, whole genome shotgun sequence and carries:
- the LOC138356223 gene encoding zinc finger protein 160-like, whose product is MNRGKLFHVETHSAVDEYYGSTDPDDERSDTEGENFNGDDDQDVDTGSNKLCLKENSSGNDESDCDKEQSETSDACSDSDEVQLDVDARLGPRTPHPKWFRRDTFKEMMTGEVLAEEEKEAVVKHYNRRHPASSLMQSSEEKTFPQTAPIIKKTRQCPECGKCPECGKKFIQLGRMKTHMLVHSGEKPHKCPECGKVFTRHEHMKRHMLVHSGEKPHKCPECGKIHMLVHSGEKPHKCPECGMRFRHLGNMKTHMMMHIDERPFECDDCGKRFKSRGSIISHMSVHTEEKPFECDKCGRLFKSRKGIIAHVLVHLNDKPS